A window of the Phaseolus vulgaris cultivar G19833 chromosome 5, P. vulgaris v2.0, whole genome shotgun sequence genome harbors these coding sequences:
- the LOC137835301 gene encoding NAC transcription factor 56-like, with protein sequence MESTDSSTGSQQQPQLPPGFRFHPTDEELVVHYLKKKTASVPLPVAIIAEVDLYKFDPWELPAKATFGEQEWYFFSPRDRKYPNGARPNRAATSGYWKATGTDKPVLTSGGTQKVGVKKALVFYGGKPPRGIKTNWIMHEYRLADNKPNNRPPGCDLGNKKNSLRLDDWVLCRIYKKSNTHRSPMEHDREDSMEDMIGGIPPSINVGHMSGRYHLSKMSTGYSSALLENDQNLLEGMMIGNGSVMNTSTATTNTTPGAMASNSKAELSFVPSMTHSSNTSKRTLSSLYWNDEDVAGTSSSNKRFNLESGDNNHGSVVRTDQENGTATSIVTLLNQLPQTPSLHQQSMLGSIGDGLLRTTYQIPGMNWYA encoded by the exons ATGGAGAGCACCGACTCATCAACCGGTTCACAACAACAACCGCAATTGCCACCTGGGTTCCGCTTCCACCCCACTGACGAGGAGCTCGTCGTTCACTACCTCAAGAAAAAAACAGCTTCGGTTCCTCTTCCAGTCGCCATAATCGCTGAGGTTGATCTCTACAAGTTCGATCCATGGGAGCTACCCG CTAAGGCGACGTTTGGGGAGCAGGAGTGGTACTTCTTTAGTCCAAGGGACAGGAAGTATCCGAACGGCGCGAGGCCAAACAGGGCGGCCACATCTGGGTATTGGAAGGCCACTGGGACTGATAAGCCTGTGTTGACCTCTGGGGGAACCCAGAAGGTTGGGGTGAAAAAGGCTTTGGTTTTCTATGGAGGGAAGCCCCCAAGAGGGATCAAAACTAATTGGATCATGCATGAGTATAGGCTTGCTGATAACAAGCCTAACAATAGGCCTCCTGGCTGTGACTTGGGCAACAAGAAAAACTCTCTAAGG CTCGATGATTGGGTGCTGTGCCGAATCTACAAGAAGAGCAACACGCACAGGTCTCCCATGGAGCATGACAGGGAAGATTCAATGGAAGACATGATTGGAGGGATTCCTCCTTCGATCAACGTGGGCCACATGAGTGGGAGGTATCATCTTTCAAAGATGTCCACAGGGTACAGCAGTGCATTGCTGGAAAATGACCAGAACTTGTTGGAAGGGATGATGATAGGGAACGGATCAGTGATGAACACGAGTACTGCTACTACTAATACTACACCTGGTGCCATGGCCTCAAACTCCAAGGCAGAGCTTTCTTTTGTGCCATCCATGACTCACTCTTCCAACACCTCTAAAAGAACACTCTCGTCGCTGTATTGGAATGATGAGGATGTGGCTGGCACCTCATCATCCAACAAGAGGTTCAATTTGGAAAGTGGGGACAACAATCATGGAAGTGTAGTGAGAACTGATCAAGAAAATGGCACTGCCACCTCTATTGTCACTCTGCTTAACCAGCTCCCTCAAACCCCTTCATTGCACCAACAATCAATGTTGGGATCAATAGGCGATGGACTACTTAGGACAACATATCAAATACCAGGAATGAATTGGTATGCTTAG
- the LOC137834131 gene encoding uncharacterized protein, with protein MTPRPPTPPQPSFEMNQIARTIEMMANAIQQQNMAMAQNHQATMHHWENARFVAKTSHVSLSQEHMGLPPKFSGNATPDQADQWIRELEKIFRATSCLEDKKLVFAIYLLSGEVEFLWMGAQQMMEARAEVLDWKCFRVKFLEKYFPDSARFAKEAEFLRLEQREMSVNAYAARFEYLAKFYTQATSEAWRCRKF; from the coding sequence ATGACTCCTAGACCTCCTACCCCTCCCCAACCTTCTTTTGAGATGAACCAGATTGCCAGGACTATTGAGATGATGGCAAATGCTATCCAACAACAGAATATGGCAATGGCTCAGAATCACCAGGCAACAATGCATCATTGGGAGAATGCTAGATTTGTTGCAAAAACTTCCCATGTCAGTTTGTCCCAGGAGCATATGGGTCTCCCACCTAAGTTTAGTGGGAATGCCACTCCTGATCAAGCAGACCAATGGATAAGAGAGCTAGAGAAGATCTTTAGGGCAACCTCCTGCCTTGAGGATAAGAAATTGGTTTTTGCTATATATTTGTTGTCTGGAGAAGTAGAGTTCTTGTGGATGGGAGCTCAACAGATGATGGAAGCCAGAGCTGAAGTTTTGGACTGGAAGTGTTTTAGAGTGAAGTTTCTGGAGAAATATTTTCCAGATAGTGCAAGGTTTGCAAAGGAAGCTGAATTCCTCAGGTTAGAGCAGAGAGAGATGTCAGTGAATGCATATGCTGCTAGATTTGAGTACCTAGCCAAATTCTACACCCAAGCTACCTCTGAGGCTTGGAGGTGTAGGAAGTTTTAA
- the LOC137834130 gene encoding uncharacterized protein has translation MTPYEALYGRKCITPLCLYQDGETVLVGPELIQQTTEKVKQIQDKMKASQSRQKSYVDKRRIPLEFAAGDHVFMRVTPTKGVGRAIRSRKLSPEFNGPYQILRKIGPVAYEIALPPHLADLHNAFHVSQLRKYIPDPSHMLEVDNVQIKDNLSFQAKLVRIEDQQSKQLRGKTISMVKVVWDDRSGDSTWELEETIRKTYPYLFSGKSIFGDENFSYWGECKDLENYFRVEVVVFVLALHVTLLASGSISVSSGF, from the exons ATGACACCATATGAAGCTCTATATGGGAGGAAGTGCATAACTCCTTTATGTTTGTATCAGGATGGTGAAACAGTTTTGGTTGGGCCAGAGTTAATTCAACAGACCACTGAGAAAGTGAAGCAGATACAAGATAAAATGAAAGCTTCTCAAAGTAGGCAAAAATCCTATGTAGATAAGAGGAGAATACCTTTGGAGTTTGCAGCTGGAGACCATGTATTCATGAGAGTGACACCAACCAAGGGTGTAGGACGAGCTATCAGATCAAGGAAGTTATCTCCTGAGTTTAATGGACCATATCAAATCTTAAGGAAGATAGGTCCAGTGGCTTATGAGATTGCTCTACCTCCTCATTTAGCCGACCTGCACAATGCTTTTCATGTATCACAGCTAAGAAAATATATTCCAGACCCTAGTCACATGTTGGAAGTGGATAATGTGCAAATCAAGGATAACTTGTCTTTTCAAGCAAAACTAGTTAGGATTGAAGATCAACAGAGTAAACAACTTAGGGGCAAGACCATCAGTATGGTGAAAGTGGTGTGGGATGATAGATCTGGTGATTCCACTTGGGAATTAGAAGAAACCATTAGGAAAacctatccctatctcttttcTGGTAAGTCAATTTTCGGGGACGAAAATTTTTCCTATTGGGGAGaatgtaaggatctagaaaattactttagagtagaagtg gttgtTTTTGTCCTTGCTTTGCATGTGACCCTTTTAGCTTCAGGGTCAATCTCTGTTAGCTCAGGGttctag